Part of the Acyrthosiphon pisum isolate AL4f unplaced genomic scaffold, pea_aphid_22Mar2018_4r6ur Scaffold_17223;HRSCAF=17892, whole genome shotgun sequence genome is shown below.
TCTTCAATTGATCATACATAGCAATAGACAAAATGAATGGACCAAttctctaaaatataatatattaaatacaatagaacaaaatataaacttataaaatgtttaaaaacttacataattttcaaaatatttattgatttggtTATAAGGCATAAATATGTCAAGAGGAAGATATTCAGACGCCAGCCATTTCTTGTAAATCCATAATATACCACTTAGTTGCTGAAATGACAAAAATAGTAGTATTACATATCAGACAACCAGggcatcataatatttaaaagt
Proteins encoded:
- the LOC103311744 gene encoding uncharacterized protein LOC103311744; translated protein: QLSGILWIYKKWLASEYLPLDIFMPYNQINKYFENYRIGPFILSIAMYDQLKMADKNVQLDILDSWISTNISAEILKYPQFMRALTIAIIIECLCKSFLLRLY